A single genomic interval of Zingiber officinale cultivar Zhangliang chromosome 4A, Zo_v1.1, whole genome shotgun sequence harbors:
- the LOC121971018 gene encoding GATA transcription factor 5-like: protein MEALRASLMSEASPPLGQLQQLSGEEAGWVVERGNLLGEGFSVDDLLDLGEFAEGEAEEVGRESGPEPETRQKGTENYSSSDSSPSSLSSGLTRELQAAAAALTQPFSDICLPARDAVEELEWMSLIMDDSISEFPPPPCDGVSAFSPPPGDAQEEDRQAGAVVEESPFLGLTVCTLSTEAMVPMKAKRSKRSRGVTASWSVSGPLHFADSSCSSASSCASTSSSSSFLIYDTSAACGSVEQSPLLYDHLHTLPLPAKKQKPKKRGRKPKFPSSASGPNGERRCSHCGVQKTPQWRAGPLGVKTLCNACGVRFKSGRLLPEYRPACSPTFVSHMHSNSHRKVLEMRREKEATPLTSAAPPVASF, encoded by the exons ATGGAGGCTCTCAGGGCGAGTTTGATGTCGGAGGCTTCGCCGCCGCTGGGACAGCTGCAGCAGCTTTCGGGCGAGGAGGCCGGGTGGGTCGTCGAAAGGGGGAACCTTTTGGGCGAGGGGTTCTCCGTCGACGACCTCCTCGACCTCGGCGAGTTCGCGGAGGGCGAGGCGGAGGAAGTCGGAAGGGAATCGGGACCGGAGCCGGAAACGAGACAGAAGGGAACGGAGAACTACTCCAGCTCTgattcttctccttcctccttgtcTTCCGGTCTCACCCGCGAACTccaagcggcggcggcggcgctgaCGCAGCCGTTTTCGGATATATGTCTTCCT GCTCGGGATGCTGTGGAGGAACTGGAGTGGATGTCGTTGATCATGGATGACTCCATCTCGGAGTTTCCGCCGCCGCCCTGTGACGGGGTCTCGGCCTTTTCTCCGCCGCCAGGAGATGCACAAGAGGAGGATCGCCAAGCTGGCGCCGTGGTGGAAGAAAGCCCCTTTTTGGGTCTCACTGTCTGCACCCTCTCCACGGAGGCCATGGTCCCCATGAAAGCCAAGCGGAGCAAGCGCTCGCGCGGCGTCACCGCTTCCTGGTCAGTCTCCGGTCCTCTCCACTTCGCAGACTCCTCCTGCTCCTCCGCCTCCTCCTGCGCCTCCACCTcgtcctcttcctccttcctcatCTACGACACGTCCGCCGCCTGCGGCTCCGTGGAGCAAAGCCCCCTCCTCTACGACCATCTCCACACCCTTCCGCTGCCCGCGAAGAAGCAGAAGCCAAAGAAGCGCGGCCGGAAGCCCAAATTCCCCTCCTCCGCCTCCGGCCCCAACGGCGAGCGGCGTTGCAGCCACTGCGGCGTCCAGAAAACCCCCCAGTGGCGCGCCGGCCCCCTCGGCGTCAAGACCCTCTGCAACGCTTGCGGCGTCCGCTTCAAGTCCGGCCGCCTCCTCCCGGAGTACCGCCCCGCCTGCAGCCCCACCTTCGTCAGCCACATGCACTCCAACAGCCACCGCAAGGTCCTTGAGATGCGCCGCGAGAAGGAGGCCACCCCGCTCACCTCCGCTGCTCCCCCTGTCGCCTCCTTCTAA